One genomic window of Solanum dulcamara chromosome 12, daSolDulc1.2, whole genome shotgun sequence includes the following:
- the LOC129876490 gene encoding uncharacterized protein LOC129876490 isoform X2: protein MFSQRDPSLALHQGHIEFRGYIASAHSNINGVQTDNRFPSPFQMQSNAVSTGRIKIGSGHFPGHGAFDSRSETFTPFRQGPHSHSLRPCRVMSEDSEGTLSGENILLNEESLAQDLKTAIKEENYARAAKIRDSLRLLQEDSKACVLAANARFYNSFRNGNLAAMQALWSQGENVCVVHPGVSGIIGYDLVMGSWEFVWAEYDFPLDIEIRDVQVHVRGDIGYVTCIEMVKTKGSSWGKQFATNVFEKVDGQWCMCIHHASYIDL, encoded by the exons ATGTTCTCCCAGAGGGATCCATCACTTGCACTACATCAG GGACACATTGAGTTCAGAGGATACATAGCTTCAGCTCATTCCAACATCAATGGTGTTCAGACTGATAATCGCTTTCCTTCACCTTTTCAAATGCAATCCAATGCAGTTTCAACTGGCAGAATTAAAATAGGGTCTGGACATTTTCCTGGACATGGTGCTTTTGATTCAAGAAGTGAAACTTTCA CGCCTTTTAGGCAGGGCCCCCATTCACATTCACTGAGACCATGCCGGGTCATGAGTGAGGATTCCGAGGGAACTTTGAGTGGTGAAAACATCTTGCTAAATGAGGAAAGCTTGGCACAGGATCTTAAGACTGCTATTAAAGAGGAGAACTATGCCCGAGCAGCAAAGATTAGGGATAGCCTCCGGCTACTCCAAGAGGACAGTAAGGCCTGTGTACTAGCAGCAAATGCTCGCTTTTACAATTCTTTCAGAAATGGAAACTTAGCTGCAATGCAAGCCCTCTGGTCACAAGGTGAGAATGTTTGTGTCGTGCACCCTGGTGTTAGTGGCATAATAGGCTATGATCTCGTAATGGGAAGCTGGGAGTTTGTCTGGGCAGAATATGATTTTCCACTTGATATCGAGATCAGGGATGTTCAAGTTCACGTTAGAGGTGATATCGGGTATGTTACATGCATTGAGATGGTCAAAACTAAAGGCAGCAGCTGGGGAAAACAATTTGCTACCAATGTTTTTGAGAAGGTTGATGGGCAATGGTGTATGTGTATTCATCATGCATCCTATATCGACTTGTAA
- the LOC129876490 gene encoding uncharacterized protein LOC129876490 isoform X1, with protein sequence MEVASNFQTLSFGPRISRTHFGNIGHIEFRGYIASAHSNINGVQTDNRFPSPFQMQSNAVSTGRIKIGSGHFPGHGAFDSRSETFTPFRQGPHSHSLRPCRVMSEDSEGTLSGENILLNEESLAQDLKTAIKEENYARAAKIRDSLRLLQEDSKACVLAANARFYNSFRNGNLAAMQALWSQGENVCVVHPGVSGIIGYDLVMGSWEFVWAEYDFPLDIEIRDVQVHVRGDIGYVTCIEMVKTKGSSWGKQFATNVFEKVDGQWCMCIHHASYIDL encoded by the exons ATGGAGGTGGCTTCGAATTTCCAAACATTGTCTTTTGGACCTCGAATCAGTCGAACCCACTTCGGAAATATc GGACACATTGAGTTCAGAGGATACATAGCTTCAGCTCATTCCAACATCAATGGTGTTCAGACTGATAATCGCTTTCCTTCACCTTTTCAAATGCAATCCAATGCAGTTTCAACTGGCAGAATTAAAATAGGGTCTGGACATTTTCCTGGACATGGTGCTTTTGATTCAAGAAGTGAAACTTTCA CGCCTTTTAGGCAGGGCCCCCATTCACATTCACTGAGACCATGCCGGGTCATGAGTGAGGATTCCGAGGGAACTTTGAGTGGTGAAAACATCTTGCTAAATGAGGAAAGCTTGGCACAGGATCTTAAGACTGCTATTAAAGAGGAGAACTATGCCCGAGCAGCAAAGATTAGGGATAGCCTCCGGCTACTCCAAGAGGACAGTAAGGCCTGTGTACTAGCAGCAAATGCTCGCTTTTACAATTCTTTCAGAAATGGAAACTTAGCTGCAATGCAAGCCCTCTGGTCACAAGGTGAGAATGTTTGTGTCGTGCACCCTGGTGTTAGTGGCATAATAGGCTATGATCTCGTAATGGGAAGCTGGGAGTTTGTCTGGGCAGAATATGATTTTCCACTTGATATCGAGATCAGGGATGTTCAAGTTCACGTTAGAGGTGATATCGGGTATGTTACATGCATTGAGATGGTCAAAACTAAAGGCAGCAGCTGGGGAAAACAATTTGCTACCAATGTTTTTGAGAAGGTTGATGGGCAATGGTGTATGTGTATTCATCATGCATCCTATATCGACTTGTAA
- the LOC129877345 gene encoding uncharacterized protein LOC129877345 isoform X1: MARLEVPQVDLECSGHSRRSSVSVSFSDADKGSCYSQFCSTADGSNQDDYRYPHGSESADSVSIEIGDDESKGHLGETERDCRICHLSLVSCGNEYGVAIELGCSCKDDLAAAHKHCAETWFKIKGNKTCEICNAVARNVVGPIDIESAQQTNEINDLATNAAPVQVSSSSERRTCLNGHRFLNFLLACMVFAFVISWLFHFNIPS; this comes from the exons ATGGCAAGATTAGAGGTACCCCAAGTGGATTTGGAATGCTCCGGTCACAGTCGTCGGAGCTCCGTAAGTGTCAGTTTTTCAGATGCCGACAAGGGTTCTTGTTATTCTCAGTTTTGTTCCACTGCTGATGGGTCTAATCAAGATGATTATAGATATCCACATGGAAGTGAGTCTGCTGATTCAGTTAGTATAGAGATCGGAGATGATGAAAGTAAGGGGCATTTGGGGGAAACTGAAAGAGATTGTAggatttgccatttgagtttGGTGAGTTGTGGAAATGAGTATGGGGTTGCTATTGAATTGGGATGTTCATGTAAAGATGATTTGGCTGCTGCACATAAGCATTGTGCTGAAACATGGTTCAAAATCAAGGGAAATAA GACTTGTGAAATATGCAATGCAGTCGCACGCAATGTTGTTGGGCCAATTGACATTGAATCAGCACAGCAAACTaatgaaataaatgatttggcTACAAATGCAGCCCCTGTACAAGTATCTTCCTCTTCAGAGAGGCGGACTTGTTTGAACGGTCATCGATTCTTGAATTTCCTTTTAGCTTGTATGGTGTTTGCCTTTGTCATTTCTTGGCTCTTCCACTTTAACATCCCCTCATAG
- the LOC129877345 gene encoding uncharacterized protein LOC129877345 isoform X2, with protein MARLEVPQVDLECSGHSRRSSVSVSFSDADKGSCYSQFCSTADGSNQDDYRYPHGSESADSVSIEIGDDESKGHLGETERDCRICHLSLVSCGNEYGVAIELGCSCKDDLAAAHKHCAETWFKIKGNKKYHTGARVLPSATPYVEELELETSDEGTYHSTAVLTLDL; from the exons ATGGCAAGATTAGAGGTACCCCAAGTGGATTTGGAATGCTCCGGTCACAGTCGTCGGAGCTCCGTAAGTGTCAGTTTTTCAGATGCCGACAAGGGTTCTTGTTATTCTCAGTTTTGTTCCACTGCTGATGGGTCTAATCAAGATGATTATAGATATCCACATGGAAGTGAGTCTGCTGATTCAGTTAGTATAGAGATCGGAGATGATGAAAGTAAGGGGCATTTGGGGGAAACTGAAAGAGATTGTAggatttgccatttgagtttGGTGAGTTGTGGAAATGAGTATGGGGTTGCTATTGAATTGGGATGTTCATGTAAAGATGATTTGGCTGCTGCACATAAGCATTGTGCTGAAACATGGTTCAAAATCAAGGGAAATAA AAAGTACCACACTGGGGCTAGAGTGCTCCCTAGCGCGACTCCGTATGTCGAGGAATTGGAACTCGAGACCTCGGATGAAGGAACTTACCACTCCACTGCAGTCCTTACCCTT GACTTGTGA
- the LOC129876900 gene encoding uncharacterized protein LOC129876900, whose protein sequence is MTSSIMRSSSILFFVSTLFLQGTLGNFICEDLPTNVCGFAIATSAKRCLLENSSGKDGKVEYQCKTSEVVANMREYIETDECVDACGVDRNSVGISSDALLDSQFTSKLCSPACYHHCANIIDLYFNLAAGEGVYLPDLCNKQRTNPHRAMIELSSNGGPIEDAADAPAPSPVSF, encoded by the exons ATGACTTCTTCTATCATGAGATCCTCTTCCATTCTTTTCTTTGTTAGCACCCTTTTTCTCCAAGGCACTCTAG GGAATTTCATCTGTGAGGATTTGCCAACAAATGTATGTGGCTTCGCGATCGCGACATCTGCCAAAAGGTGTTTGTTGGAAAATTCATCAGGGAAAGATGGTAAGGTTGAGTACCAATGCAAGACATCTGAAGTTGTTGCAAACATGAGGGAATACATTGAGACAGATGAATGTGTCGATGCTTGTGGCGTTGACAGAAACTCTGTTGGAATTTCTTCTGATGCTCTGCTTGATTCTCAATTCACCTCAAAACTTTGCTCCCCTGCTTGTTACCATCATTGTGCTAATATTATTGACCTTTACTTCAACTTAGCTGCTGGTGAAG GTGTGTATTTGCCCGATTTATGCAACAAGCAGAGGACTAACCCACACCGTGCCATGATTGAGCTATCGAGCAATGGAGGTCCAATCGAAGATGCAGCTGATGCTCCAGCTCCGTCCCCTGTTTCTTTCTAA